The following are encoded in a window of Gemmatimonadales bacterium genomic DNA:
- a CDS encoding PKD domain-containing protein, with translation MRFSPVLTVALGAALLAACGGDSNNPSDNTAPAAAFTVACSDLACTFTDGSTDADGSIASRSWDFGDQTAAVTETNPDHTFGSANTYTVTLTVTDNEGATNAATKQVKVPNLPPTASFTSECSDLVCTFTDHSSDGDGTVASYDWDFGDGSSHVTTQAASRTFAAAGTYTVSLSVRDDGGASGSTTNDVTVTAPAAGGLKASFDVSCTSLDCTITNTTTGTGSVVTWDWDFGDGSPHSNVQNPPPVHYDITTLTTFTITLVVTSDGATSQATKQVTPTPAASLTCGDVACTLGLDQAATVVVTLTSRDCEAHGNTFVITAPVVDTLFTDGCFADVNSPFTLNGGAAFPAGTQLDAEVLTGVAGAQNPKLRVTGTFADGWTLEFDDGFVGPGEPDFNDLVITVKATPE, from the coding sequence ATGCGCTTCTCGCCTGTCCTGACCGTCGCCCTTGGGGCTGCGCTGCTTGCGGCCTGCGGCGGAGACTCGAACAATCCGTCGGACAACACCGCACCGGCGGCGGCGTTCACCGTTGCCTGTAGCGACCTCGCCTGTACGTTCACCGACGGGAGCACCGACGCCGATGGTAGTATCGCGTCGCGGAGCTGGGACTTCGGCGATCAGACCGCCGCGGTCACCGAGACCAATCCGGACCACACCTTCGGCTCCGCCAACACCTACACCGTCACCCTGACTGTCACCGACAACGAGGGCGCCACCAACGCGGCGACCAAGCAGGTGAAGGTGCCCAACCTTCCGCCCACCGCCAGTTTCACCTCCGAGTGCAGCGATCTGGTCTGCACCTTCACTGACCACAGCTCGGATGGCGATGGGACCGTCGCGTCCTACGACTGGGACTTCGGCGACGGCAGCAGCCACGTCACCACCCAGGCCGCCAGCCGGACGTTCGCGGCCGCCGGCACCTATACCGTAAGCCTGTCGGTGAGGGACGACGGTGGCGCGAGCGGCTCGACCACCAACGACGTGACCGTGACCGCGCCGGCGGCAGGCGGGCTCAAGGCCAGCTTCGATGTGTCCTGCACCTCGCTCGACTGCACCATCACCAACACCACCACCGGGACGGGGAGCGTCGTGACCTGGGACTGGGACTTCGGCGACGGCAGCCCGCACAGTAACGTGCAGAATCCCCCGCCGGTGCACTACGACATCACCACGCTGACCACGTTCACCATCACGCTGGTGGTCACCAGCGACGGTGCCACCAGTCAGGCGACGAAGCAGGTGACGCCGACCCCGGCGGCCAGCCTGACCTGCGGCGACGTGGCCTGTACGCTGGGCCTCGACCAGGCAGCCACGGTCGTGGTGACGCTCACGAGCCGGGACTGCGAGGCGCACGGCAACACCTTCGTGATCACCGCACCGGTGGTCGATACCCTGTTCACCGACGGGTGCTTCGCCGACGTCAACAGTCCGTTCACCCTCAACGGCGGGGCAGCCTTCCCGGCCGGCACCCAGCTCGACGCCGAAGTGCTGACCGGCGTGGCCGGGGCGCAGAACCCGAAGCTGCGGGTCACCGGCACCTTCGCCGACGGCTGGACCCTGGAGTTCGACGATGGCTTCGTCGGCCCGGGAGAGCCGGACTTCAATGACCTGGTGATCACGGTCAAGGCCACACCGGAGTAG
- a CDS encoding PKD domain-containing protein, with product MGAAAAGTACGGDGGGPSNTAPTAAFSHACTGLACTFTDASSDPENDPLTYLWTFGEPTSGTNDTATVTSPSHTYAAAGSYHVKLTVTDSAGAASAVADSVVTVSTTTPPPPGGPIAGFTVACDGPVCTFTDTSTAATGRTIASWDWDFGDDSAHATTQNPTHTYDVADTISTFTVTLTVTDDQAATDSASDDITVTPPAGLQCSGVTCTLDVTNKATLTVTVDSARCEFAGNRFAITEPIQETVFTNGCVVSDGTVFHINNDLPFDAGTQIQAEFTQGAGKPTDPPRGTPAIQLTGTFPHWVIKIDDGGDPTGPGEPDFNDIILSVDATAVP from the coding sequence GTGGGCGCGGCGGCAGCCGGGACCGCCTGCGGCGGCGACGGCGGCGGGCCGTCCAACACGGCCCCGACGGCCGCGTTCAGCCATGCATGCACCGGCCTGGCCTGCACCTTCACCGACGCCAGCAGCGATCCCGAGAACGATCCTCTGACCTACCTGTGGACCTTCGGCGAACCCACCTCGGGGACCAACGACACCGCCACCGTCACGAGCCCGAGCCACACCTATGCGGCCGCCGGCTCCTATCATGTGAAGCTCACCGTCACGGATTCGGCCGGGGCCGCCAGTGCGGTGGCCGACAGCGTGGTGACGGTGTCGACGACCACGCCGCCGCCGCCGGGCGGCCCGATCGCTGGCTTCACGGTGGCCTGCGACGGGCCGGTCTGCACCTTTACCGACACCAGCACCGCGGCTACCGGTCGGACGATCGCGTCCTGGGATTGGGACTTCGGCGACGATTCCGCCCATGCCACCACTCAGAACCCGACGCACACGTATGATGTCGCCGACACCATCAGCACATTCACGGTGACCCTGACGGTCACCGATGACCAGGCAGCTACGGACTCGGCTAGCGATGACATCACCGTCACACCTCCGGCCGGTTTGCAGTGCAGCGGCGTGACTTGCACGCTAGATGTTACCAATAAGGCCACGCTGACGGTCACGGTGGACAGCGCACGCTGCGAGTTTGCGGGAAACCGCTTCGCCATCACCGAACCAATCCAGGAGACGGTTTTCACCAACGGGTGCGTGGTATCGGATGGCACCGTGTTCCACATCAACAACGACCTGCCGTTCGACGCAGGTACCCAGATTCAGGCCGAATTCACCCAAGGTGCTGGTAAACCGACTGATCCCCCTCGGGGGACGCCCGCCATCCAGCTCACTGGGACTTTCCCCCACTGGGTCATCAAGATCGACGATGGAGGTGATCCGACGGGGCCGGGTGAGCCAGATTTTAATGACATCATCTTGTCGGTCGACGCCACAGCGGTACCGTAA
- a CDS encoding glycosyltransferase family 1 protein, with protein MTPAGPADPVELVVNVRHLAGVRTGIEIYMEELLGALASTGQVRITALTWAPLHLELPGVQEVIPTRRPEMRAGSVRATLWKLWFDQWACLRTIPRRGGILIHGMDGFLPYAVRSRDRCVATVHDLGWQAHPELYANRVRWMYSALFPWSVRRADRFIAVSRYTADDLMRRAGVPASKIEVIYHGLDPAFHASPAGFTADDPPYLLAVGGVSPRKNTRRLIEAFTRWRSRGGHRAAHRLLITGTSLDSDFGHNGAGLPEGVSLLGYVEKAELARLYAGAAAFMYPGIYEGFGLPIIEAMACGAPVVTSSTGAAPEIAGGAALLVDPFDVASIEYGLERVTISAEADRLRSAGHERARQFQWNDAAMATVEVYRRLVA; from the coding sequence GTGACCCCGGCCGGGCCGGCGGATCCAGTGGAGCTGGTGGTCAACGTCCGGCACCTGGCTGGCGTCCGCACCGGGATCGAGATCTACATGGAGGAGCTGCTCGGCGCGCTGGCGAGCACCGGCCAGGTACGGATCACGGCACTCACCTGGGCACCGCTGCACCTCGAGCTCCCCGGCGTGCAGGAGGTCATCCCAACCCGGCGACCCGAGATGCGCGCCGGATCGGTGCGCGCGACGCTCTGGAAGCTCTGGTTCGACCAGTGGGCGTGCCTCCGCACCATCCCTCGCCGTGGCGGCATCCTGATCCACGGCATGGATGGCTTCCTGCCCTATGCGGTTCGCTCTCGCGACCGCTGCGTGGCGACGGTGCACGACCTCGGCTGGCAAGCGCATCCCGAACTGTACGCCAACCGGGTGCGCTGGATGTACTCCGCCCTGTTCCCCTGGTCGGTCCGCCGGGCCGACCGCTTCATAGCCGTGTCCCGCTACACGGCCGACGACCTGATGCGCCGCGCCGGCGTGCCCGCGTCCAAGATCGAGGTGATCTATCACGGGCTCGACCCTGCATTTCACGCCAGCCCCGCGGGTTTCACCGCCGATGATCCGCCCTATCTCCTCGCAGTGGGCGGGGTGTCGCCCCGCAAGAATACCCGCCGGCTGATCGAGGCGTTTACCCGCTGGCGGAGCCGCGGCGGCCATCGAGCGGCGCACCGGCTGCTCATCACGGGTACCTCCCTCGACAGTGATTTCGGCCACAACGGAGCGGGGCTGCCCGAGGGTGTCTCCCTGCTCGGGTATGTGGAGAAGGCCGAGCTCGCGCGGCTGTACGCCGGCGCCGCCGCGTTCATGTATCCTGGGATCTACGAGGGGTTTGGGCTGCCCATCATCGAGGCGATGGCCTGCGGCGCACCGGTCGTAACTTCCTCCACCGGCGCCGCGCCGGAGATCGCCGGCGGCGCCGCGCTGCTGGTCGATCCATTCGACGTGGCGAGCATCGAGTACGGGCTGGAGCGGGTGACCATCTCCGCGGAGGCGGACCGGCTCCGCTCGGCCGGACACGAGCGGGCCCGGCAGTTCCAGTGGAACGATGCTGCGATGGCTACGGTCGAGGTGTACCGGCGGCTGGTGGCCTGA
- a CDS encoding glycosyltransferase family 1 protein, with the protein MRVGVMLRHYDQHNGGVRVYTRRLLQALFELRSGHEFVLLYRDPALIGAYTGEPGVEEVALSAGSFLAWDQLAVPAAVRRHGVDVLFNPKYSIPLRAGCPSVWVCHGLDWYVMPWASRFLDRLSHRFLVPRYAARADAIIAVSEITRRHVMEFLHVPEDRVITVYSGVDDLFRRPLDPARLREIRAKYSLPDRFLLYAGAIYPPKNFARLVQAYAQVGPERGLPLVVAGGENRFLSEREIREPEALGIAQWVHRPGWVEQEELAGLYALADALLLPSLFESCGLPVLEAMAAGCPVVTADRYGTKELAEGAAVLVDPESVDSIAAGIRRVLDDGSLRVKLIAAGRERSRDFRWSRTASETLRVLEQVVPASRRIPAAAPGPSR; encoded by the coding sequence GTGCGCGTTGGTGTCATGCTGCGCCACTACGACCAGCACAACGGCGGCGTCCGGGTGTACACCCGGAGGCTGCTGCAGGCGTTGTTCGAGCTCCGTAGCGGGCACGAATTCGTCCTCCTGTACCGAGACCCGGCGCTGATCGGTGCCTACACCGGAGAGCCCGGGGTGGAGGAAGTCGCCCTCTCCGCGGGCTCCTTCCTCGCGTGGGACCAGCTGGCCGTTCCGGCGGCGGTACGGCGGCATGGTGTCGACGTCCTGTTCAATCCCAAATACTCGATTCCGCTCCGGGCCGGCTGTCCATCGGTCTGGGTCTGCCACGGGCTCGACTGGTACGTCATGCCCTGGGCGTCACGCTTTCTCGATCGTCTGAGCCATCGGTTCCTGGTTCCCCGCTATGCTGCCCGGGCCGACGCCATCATCGCGGTGTCGGAGATCACCCGGCGGCACGTCATGGAGTTTCTCCACGTCCCCGAGGACCGGGTGATCACCGTGTACTCCGGCGTGGACGACCTGTTCCGGCGGCCACTCGACCCCGCGCGATTGCGGGAGATCCGCGCCAAGTATTCTCTGCCCGACCGCTTCCTGCTGTACGCCGGCGCAATCTACCCTCCCAAGAACTTCGCGCGGCTGGTCCAGGCCTACGCGCAGGTCGGGCCGGAGCGCGGGCTGCCGTTGGTCGTGGCCGGGGGAGAGAACCGCTTCCTCTCCGAGCGCGAGATCCGGGAGCCGGAAGCTCTCGGCATCGCTCAGTGGGTCCACCGGCCGGGATGGGTGGAGCAGGAGGAGCTTGCCGGGCTCTATGCCCTGGCGGACGCGCTGCTGCTGCCGTCGCTCTTCGAGTCCTGCGGCCTGCCGGTACTCGAGGCCATGGCGGCCGGGTGCCCCGTCGTGACGGCGGATCGCTACGGCACCAAGGAGCTGGCCGAGGGCGCGGCCGTGCTGGTCGATCCCGAGTCGGTCGACAGCATCGCTGCGGGTATCCGGCGGGTGCTGGACGATGGGAGCCTGCGGGTGAAGCTCATCGCGGCGGGCCGGGAGCGGAGCCGCGATTTCCGCTGGAGCCGGACGGCAAGCGAGACGCTCCGGGTGCTGGAACAGGTCGTCCCCGCGTCGCGGCGGATCCCAGCCGCCGCACCCGGCCCTTCCCGGTGA